The Anopheles gambiae chromosome 2, idAnoGambNW_F1_1, whole genome shotgun sequence genomic sequence tgttgtttcaaatTCACTCAGTATGAGTTGAAACCCTTCAACTGCACCGGTTCGCCTACAGCGGATGACCGATCGTATAATGTTTATTAACTAAGCAAAAAAAGCGAACCTCATGTTCCACACTGGCTCGAGGTTCGACAACTGGTACAGTTTGTTGATGTTCATCGACCGCAGTCGGTTACTTAAACCGAACTCATGAATTAAGCGCTATACCAAATGAAGCATTGGTTATGTACCGCCTCTTCCAAGTATTTCCCAACTCCAGCAGCATCCCGACCCTGCTCATTACACAAATGCTCAcctacacacacccacaaaaccAACCACCAGCTCGTATTGTTTGTCCTCTgtatacactcacacacacacacacccacactcgaaacaaatatattaacaggcactcacacacacacggattgCAACCACTCATCCACTCAcgcaacaaattaaaaaaaccatTGAAGATACTTCACACACGCTCCCTTGGTGTGaccctcccacacacacacacacatctcacATCACTCTAtatatctctttctctctatctatctatctctctttctctatctctctctttctctctttcactgCTACATCGATATCTCCTCCACCCTCATTCTCCGTCGTTGCAGTGCGGGCAATGGGTGTGGACGATAATTATCACCGTCTGCTGGACCAGAATATGGCCCTGATCGAGACGCCGCTGGTTGCGCCATCGCATTCCTACTACCCGCAGCACTACAAGACGGCACTCTATCCGTACAACATCAGCGGCTACCACCATCTGCACCAGCACGGCGGAGCCGGTGGCCACTTTGGCAgccaccaacaccagcaccagcactcGTACGGTGGGTTCGAGTACGAGTACgcaactggtggtggtggtgtcggtgGCAGCATCGGGGGCCTCGGATCCGGGGGCTACCTGGCAGCGTCGGCTGGGTCCGCTCCGGTCGACAATATTCTGATCAGTTTGAACGGTGGCAATGGAGATGCGGCCATCGAGCTTGACGGCTCGAGCTACGAGCATACGATCGACAAACAATGTAGGTACCCAACGGCGGACAGCGCCCTGCAGCGGCACAGGATGTCCGGCTGCGTCTCTATCTGTTTCCCAGCCTTCTTCCCCTTTCTCTCCTATCTTGCACCTATTCTACCAAGCGCGTGAGCCTGCATCTGAGAAGTTCGCCGCCAGCTGTGCAGCAGTGTTCGATTTCGGCGCACAATTCCTGAGTGTCTTCAACGTTTTGTCTTcctgttgtgttgtttgttgtcaCATGTCCTTCTGTGTTTCCTCGATGATGGTTGTACGATTCTGACGATTTTTGATGAGTGTATTGTTGAAACTATCACTTTACGTTATCCTTCTTccttttcatttcatgttttcTAACGTCTTTGTTGATGTGATATCCTCCATGGAGAAAAAATGGtttatgggtttttttttatctgaaAGTGAACACTTCTTTCGATatcaaataatataaatatgtGTGTCTTCATCCCTGGATttagtttgtgtttttttgcatattcTCACAATAAAACGATTGAAAAGATTTGATTACAATCATGCAGCCAGCAGCATATAACAATTGTTAAAATAAGACTTAATTATACgtagaaaaaagaagcaaaaatatCAATATTTGCGGAAATTATTTTCTTCATCGAACCAGCATTGCTCTCTGTATGGAGttataattacattaaaattTCTTTGGGCATAAACTCTACTCCATCTATTATGATTAATGTCTTTAAAACTTATGTTTCATGGATTTGAATAAGCGTTAAAGATTGCTTTCACAGGCAACGTTTTGATACACCTTTGCAAAATGAAGTGAATTAATTTCTAATTGCATCAATCGACACAATCTTCGATCCGTTGCGGCCGtactttgttttattcatcatCTCCCATTGCTTGTACAGGCTTCGTTGCAATAACGTACCgtgttgatgtttttattGGATCCACCACCATCTTCGTCCACCCCGAAACGGCCCCCGTGTGCCATTGGAATGATCCATCGTTCGATTTACGCCTCACCAGTTGCtgatgttgttattgtttgttcATGTGTTCTCTGCCTTCTCCCCTTTTATTTGCGATAGGCGCGTAAAGCAAATGACAGAATTTACCCGAAGCGTTACGTTGCTGGATACGCTGGGTGTGAAGTTCTGCTGCGTTGTGCAAGTGTTTTCAGTTATCAGCACCATTAATCCGACGATGATCTGTTGATTCAGCGTTCCCGTGCATGGTATTATGGCGTTAACCAATCACAGCATGCGAAGATCCTTGCCGTGGGAAGTGTTTCACTTTTCAACCGAGAGCCATCAACCGTTGTACTATGTACTCGTGAGTGTGTCTGCCGTGGCTGCGTAAATAATACAGTGAAAAAGCGTCACACCAGTGTGGAGAAGTAAACCATTTCACATAAACACCGATACGCGCACATACCAACCACACGAAGCCGACCAGAAGCAACCTGAAGTGATCGTTAGCGTCGTCGTCCGTGGGCAAACTTGTAGTCGAAATTCAGCGGCATACCACCAGGGCAGCGTCTATCAGCGAGCGACCTTCGTTGGCCACACGCTTTCTTGAGCACACCTCCAACCGTCACCATCATTCGACCCTCCCTTCTTCGCACACAACTTCAGACATTGTGTCCATTTCTCATTACAACACACTCGAATCATAATTTTGTCGGTGTCGGGAAGGTAAGTTCTGTCGGGTAGTTTATGGTTTGCCTTTTCATTTCCCCTGACTGTTTTACTTTTGATTTACAGTTTTGAAGTcatggttttattttcccaaaataaaaacccacACAACACACCCTCTTGTACTTGTGCATCCCCGCAGTAAAATAACACAGCAACAATTACAATTTCAGTATGTACTTTTCAGTTTCTGTACTTCTGGTATCTGGTTTGTGTGATTTAGTTGTATGTGTCGTATTACGTTGATCTTGTTTTTGAAAACCGCAAAATGATGAGATTGATTTCTATTttgttagttttgtttgtttgttttctacaGTCACGTGGGttgcatttgatttttgtttttgtgatttCCACGTTAAAACCACAGCAAGCATATTATTTTGCGTAATTCTAGAAGCTACATAGAAGCCTTAAGCCTGTGCACATGCAAATGATGAAACGTCAGTATGTAATATGATCACTTGACAGAGCTAAAGCGCTTTGACTAATATACGTTTAATGGCGGAAGATCAAATGGATTAAATAAGAATTGAATATAAAGCTACAGCACATTCCAGACATACATTGATTCAACGTAAATACATAGGAGGATCTTCTACCAAAACCATTGTGTTATtgtgaaaatgtattttcaaatGTATGGTGACTTTATCTGGTTTATtcttatgattattattatttacccATAAGATAAAGTCACATTTCAAATCAACTGTCTTTTGAAAAAAGAGCTCCGTGTAAGGCACTGTATATATTCAGCAGCCCAAACACTTTGTCAATTTGTCATAACATTTTGATTCTCTGAAAAGTAATGATTGTAAATAGAACAACACCATGCAGACAGTAACAGGATGGTTGATTCGTGATAGTTTAAGGAAAGAAACCAATAATAACAGTAGCATGTACAAAATTCTGCCGTTCACTTCATACAATATTTGGAAGGAAACTGGTTTTAGATGTAACATATGGTTTGACGAACGTTTTGCATTTAAATGAGTTGTTTATGGATACAGAAACAATGTACTGTCGGTAAAATTCTTCCACCCCACCTTTCGTAAAATCACACAGTTTACacaaagaaactttttttcctttctacaATGTATTTTTGTACAGTTTACATAATATGTGtgcaactgtgtgtgtgcgtgtttttgtaTGTGAACACACTCGCAAAAAAACTACTGCTTGATACCGGACCGACCACAGAAGACATCATTCTTAAAATATGCTCATAAAAACAACCGTTTAGCTTCCTTCAAACACCGACTCgcttacacacactcacacacaaacagaaaacaaccTTCACCAACCATAGTTTGGCTTTAGTTTCCGGTTGATGTTTTTACCCTACCCAGACTCCAGCGAGAGGTCACCGCTGACATAACGCTTGCGTCGCAGCGAAGCTACACGGAGTCGTGTGCTGTAAATCTAACTCCAGGATGTGGTAtactttccttccttttgttattttttttttttgcgttttagGTAAAGAAAATTTGCCTTCCGGTAATGTTTTTATTACAATCGCGGTACTGTATGCCCAACGACGCTCAGCGGCCCAGTTTGCTCAGCCCATGATTTacgataattttatttctttcgtttttattgatttccaGCACTGGGCAAGCTAGCTGGACGATTCCAAAGCCAAAAAGTAGGGCTACAACGAACCGTGTTTCCGTTAATTTTTTGTCCTTTACCACATGGTTTATGATTTTGTGATGAGCCACAACCattatataaaatatgtttagaGCATGAGGAAAATCTAGCGTATTCATTGGGTACAATTTTAACCAGGAAAAATCGTACGATGTGTGCAGCTAGAAAATTTGAACAAAACAGCacttaaaagttaaatggcaAAAACCTTCATCACagataatacaaaaaaaacacttttccaaTTAAAAGCAAGTGTGAATACACCCACGCATTGACATCACTTAGCGAGTGGATTCGATTTTCACCCTCCAGCTTGCATACATTTGCAAACCAAATTTAAATCTATTCAATGGTTCAACACCAAGCACCAGAAGAATCACTTGAAACGACTCAtaattgcttgttttttgcCTCTTAATTTAATTACCTTTGAAAAGGCATTAGcgagaatgaaaagaaaataccCGCCCCAAAGCATCGCAAGCTAAAATCACTCTCACATCCTATGCATTTCAAGTGCTTCTAACTTCTACTGCCAACAGCTGGCCCCTAGTCCACGGTAGTGTACGGTGGATGGTGCTGCGGTCGCAgatttaaatgcaaatttatttattgagtttttaattttctcctCATTAAATTTGTCGACcgagtgttttcttttttcttacttTAGTTTGCGTTTCGCCTGACCGTTGCAGCAAACGAGGATGATgtctttacattttttaatgatttcttGTTCGTCCGTTTCTAGCCACCTACCATACAAAAAATGATCGTGTGTCCAAGCACTCgtcgcattttttttatcaatgctGTCCTGCTCTTTGCTTTCTCTCTTGCcatttcactttctctcttccCCGTACACttgcaacagcaacaccaacaacaacacacacacgcactaacACATATTCCTGACCCTTGTTAACTTCCTGTTCCCACCACAACACGAAGAAGGCATCCCGAATACACACGCTAAACGCCAACTTGCTCATAATCTTCCTTCCCAAATTCAAATCCTACGAGCCTGCCGAAACATCATTGAGTTTcaaggaagaaagagagatggATGGAAACAACTATggaagggggggagggaggataAACTTAGTGGATGGTTCCTGCCAGGGACCTGTAGGGAAGTGGGGGTGAAGGAAATCATTTTCATCGAGTGGCTGCGCTCATAGACGACTGCAAAATTATCGTCATCCGTCGTCGTTCACGGAAACGTCAGCTGCGCTGTTCCGGCTGTTCGTTGAAGCTCGTTCGCTCCACACCCTCGCGCAGCTCGCTTCCAGCAGAGGGCCATTATCGCTACACGCCCGCTAGCATACGACCGGCACCGGCCGCACTGCTCACAGCTTGCCGACCTACCCTATTAGTAGCTTTAATAGCCTCGCTCCAGCTGCGCCTTGAGACGGCATCCCAGCATCCCTCGTCAAACGATTTGATgctaaatttcaaatttatgttttatttattaatatttttccacTCTAACACCGCACTTGTACCGTGCGGGAGTCGGACAGGCATTTGAAAGgagagcgacaaaaaaaaacaaagggaaaGACGGTCGGGTGGGATTTGTCGCTGTATAATGTTGCTTCGACTTCTTTCAAGCGACCCAGACTAGCGACGCGCTTTGAATGTTAAAGCTCGAACGACATTGTTAATTAAAGCGATTTGTGCTGAGATTAATCGGCGACAATGTTGGCCGACTTTGGCTCTTTACGGTTTGGAGGAGAGTAACACTCTGTTTTATGTTACTGGATAAAGATTATTGTAAGTCGTCGTcaatagcaaaacaacaaatctaTTTCGATCATAAAAGTGATGTTTTACACATTTGATCAAATCTAATCCCGTGTAACAATctgaaatttaaaacaaaacattcaaccAGTTAACAATCGTACCATTTAAACGATCAATCGTGCCATCACCAATCAAGATCATTCATGCGCTTCATCATTTACAATTTTTCTGCACATTAGCATATGCTTCTACGCTAGAATAGTATTACTGCATtttgccttgccttactttaCGTTTTACTACTTCTCGTTTGTCACTATATAGTTCTTTACTGTTGTtagttgatttgtttgtttagatTACAATAGCAACGGCGTCACTAGCAACGCTTATCTTCCGACAAACGGTTCCCGGTTCATCGATTCAACCGACGATGGCATTGCAAAAGCTTTCAACGGTGTTGTAAAGAAATGTTCCACTCACCTTCCACACATATCCTCGATCTCGTTCGCGTTGCCTTCACTAGCTCTTCATCTTCGTACGTTTCCGTTCCAATACACTCATCACAATCGTCCATCGGTCAGACCCAGCAGCTCGAATCTTCTCTTCATACGTTTGCAAATTGTATCGTTATCCTCCTTTACAATTATTtgcctctctatctcttttccattttcacaTTTTGGACTATCAATATCTCGTACTTTTCCTTCATGTTCGTTGCCATTTTCTGACCACTTCTCTCAAGCTACTGTTCCTGAATTGTCGATGCAAAACAGGTACCACCGACACCTTGTtattttgtctgttttttgaTTAATTACATTTTCGAACATCTTCTTCAAATATTTCGTATTATATTCTTTCTATAACTTCTACATGCATATAAATCAATATGTATATGTTTGTGATTTCTACTACGCTACTACTGTGTTCGCTGGTGGTGTAACATTTATGAAAACGAAACATACACAACCGACTCACGGAAAGACGAAATAATACACATTCCCGAGGACCTTCTGCTCGGGCGACGACTGTTTTACTACCGCATACTTCCGGTGCAGATGATTACGTTTTAGCAACGGcactttctatctctctctctctctctgtttcgctCTGATTTCGAATTTAAACATGATCCATGCGACTCACGCTATTGCCTGCTTTCCCTCCCCCCATCACAAAATAGTCGGATCGGACGACATAGAGGAAAAGGAGGcggaaatgagttttattcACTTCCAAAGTACCTGCCATCTGGCGCTCGACTCGTGTCGCGACGATCAGGTCTGCTCGTCCGCCCTGAAGACGGTGCTGATGCACTGCGATCAGCATCGGTGCAACCGGAATGCCTGCATGGAGTCGCTGCAAAGCTTCTACAAAAGCATCCACGACGATCTCAGCCTCGACATTGCCTTCTGCCTGTGCAGGTAAGCCTTCGCATCGGTCACGCTCATTGCACTCATTGCAAAAACTTACGCCCCTTTACCGTCCGTCGGCAGAAAAACGCCAAACCGGCACGACAGCTGCATGATCGCGCAGGAAAAGCTGCATCCCGTGTGCGCCCAGCGACCGCCGGAAAGCCTCAGCCAGCAGCAGTCTTCATCGACCGGTAACGGCATCGCGTACAATGCGCCGCCAGCGTGCCACGCGGTCGCGGAGCTATGCCGCGAGGATGAAGACTGCCGCGCCCGGCTGGAGGTGTTCGAGCAGTCCTGTGCGGTGGACAGTGTGACCAAGAAGTGTGCCGGAAAGACAAGCGCTTGCAGGCAGGCTATGCTTGGCATTCTGGGCACACCGCTCAGGACGACCTGCGCCTGCCAGGGCTCGGACATGCAGCAGCTGTACGACTGTCTAGGCTGGCAGCGGCTGCTCTGGCTCAACCCCTGTGTCGGTGAGTACTGGCGAGAGTTGGGTGGGAGAGATAGTCCTTAAAACCACGTCCCAACACGGCTGTCTTTGACTGCTTACAGTCGAGTCGCAGAAAGATTTTCACCTGAAGCGGCTGGCCGAGCTTGGGTTGCTGACAACTacgacgacgatggcaactaccaccacaaccaTGACTACAACTACCACCATGCGAAGCACCCGTATCACCCATCCACCAACGCTCCCTCCAACCAAACCAAAGCCAGTGGTAAGCGGAAATCTCTGCCCATCTGTCCTTTATACAACATTTTCTCTGACACCTGTATTTGATGTAAAAATTTTGCGCACAGTATCGACCAAAACCTACGGAAATGCACACGATCGAGACGAACTACGTCGAAACACCTGACACGCGTCCGGAAACGTTGGTACATAACCAAAATGGGCTAATCGAGCGAACGGATCTCGATCGGGGACATTCACCGCCACAGCCGGACGAGTACGATCGATCAACAGGCACACGGCACCAGCCGGTCGATAGCGACAGTGAGGATGATGATATGGTGGGACGCTACGACAAGGGCATCTATCAGCGGCCCGACGAACAGGTGCTTCACGTGGCCAGTACGGAGGTGCAGGAGCTGGAAACCTTTCCACCCACTACCgttacaacaaccacaaccgaACCGACAACAACGCCGGTTCCAATCAGTACGTTCCCGTAGTCCAGTAGCATCGCTATCGATACTAACCTCTTTTATCCCATTCATTTGCAGGATACTGCGTGGTGCAAAGATCTCACCAGCCCGATCAACTGATCGCGGAAGGGAAAAGTCGTCGGGTAAGTAAACGTCGATACACGGTTGTGGGTGAAAGGTTCTGTGCATGATCTCACCCAACTTTCTTTCCACCTTCAACAGCTCTACATTCTCGATGATGCCGAATGTAGCGAGCTATGTacgtgcggcggcggcgactcGCTCGCCCTAACCTGTCATGCGCTGTGCGTTCCACTAGCTCCCTGCCGGACGGCCCTTGCGTACTACAGCCATGCCGCTCCAGCATACCAAGCGTTCCGTGGCCGATGCCTCTGCTATTCGGGACGGTTCATCTGCATGAGGCCACCTCCGGGAGAGTACCAGCTTCCGGGTGAGTCTCTATATACAAGCGTGATCGCAGTAGTAGCGTCGAAAGCAGTAGTTTTGGAGTATAACTAAATTTCCTTCCTCACATTTCAGGTGGCATATTTCTCTTACTAGGTTATAGTTCAACCGACGAAGCACTGTTAAGACCGCACACTAACTTAGGAGTACAGGACGCCGTACGTGCCCTACAGCAATACGTCCTGCAGCATATCGATAATTCGGTAAGCAATTACGCGAAACGGCATATAATTCATCTACTGATGATCGACTTTTCTGTTCGACCTTTCCAGACCCACTGTACATTAACACTGTTCAACATCACCGAAGAGAACATCATTCTTTCGATCAGGCTACCGCTCGATCCCAAGCTCACACCGATGCAGTTGTTGAAGATGGAGAAGGTAAACGGATGCACCACACGTACACATTCAATCGCTCACAGTTGCTAActgagtgtttgtttgctcgttctctctctctctctctctctctctctctctctctatctctctctctctctctctatctttctctctctctctatctctctcgcaTTCTGCCACCACCTTACCCAGGACCAGTGCACCAGGATACTGGAAACGATCAGCCACCAGATCAACACACAGTACGTCGAGCTGTCCGCCCATCGTTTGCTCAGCATCTTCAAGATGGCGGAGGTACAGATCGTGTGGCCCGAGGTCAGTTACGCCCGGCGAAACACCACACCCCCGCCGGTGGTTAGCTTGATCGCAGCCCTAGTGACGGTGCTGCTTACCGTCTGCGGCACGCTACTACCACCCTTCGTCCGGTGGAACCAGCGGAACCATCAACGAAGGATAGCAGCATCTCCATCAGTTACGTGACGATCGACAATACCGATCTAAagtgggaaggaaggaagcgtAGGGCACATGCACAAAACCTCCCATCCCTTTGTCCACTGTCCTCATATTGACGGTGTGAAACGCAATGGGGTCCGAGTACGACAACCGTGCGCAAGTACGCGAAAAGCTAGTAGGACTGTGTTAGTTGTAATATAGTAGGATACTTTCGCCCCGTGACGGTTATTTACTGTACGATTTTAAGTTACAGCGCCCATCCGATCGGATGATGCGTGATTGAACGGACATCGTTTTACTCAACCTCATTATCAATGCCATtcaacacacacccacacaccctCACCAACACACGCTCCCGAAGGTGCTAATACTCATGCTTTCACTATGGCTTCGATTACTATTACCACAattactactaccactaaTACTATACTGCTACTACTGTTAACAAACTACACATACTCTTATCACCCTCATCCCACGTTGCTATCTCGTTTTTATGGTTATCATTAACTTctagaagaaataaaaagaaaaccccaAAGAAGTACTACCTACTACTTCGCTCTACCACACACCAGTGTCACCATACTGACACCGACTGACGTGATCGTGCTATTGTTGTAGATGATTCCTTGCTCAGTTCTTTCGTACCGACCGAGTTCTACTGTGCAGAGTATGAAAGCAAGATGGCGTGAGATTGAAACCTTTCAATCTACTTGTCATACAAACTTGGgttagtgtgtgtatgtgtgtgtgtgagcatgaAAATTAATAAGCAACCAGCCCAGTAGCTGGTGCGATCGAGAGTGAACCGCTGTGTGCAATGGTACGTTGTTTGGTGAGCGTGAACGGGTGCACTACCATCGGGTGGCTGAATGGACGAGCTTAAAGTGCTTTAATTTTGGTTGGAAAATTCCTTTCACCAGTGAAACTGAAGCACAAACTAGCACTGGATGCTGATTAGTGCATGTCGATCGTCGTTAGctcatgtgtgtatgtaagtgtgtgtgtgtgcttgtataTTTGTGCTTTATTGAAGAAATATAAGTTGTGTGGGAAGACCAGTGATTTGAAGGTAGGAAATGATCGGTTTTATGTTGGAGTTTTCTTTATTGAATCatgcaaaacaaagaaatacttccaatttttcaaaacacgaTGATTCAAACTACGATGCGTATGCTTTGTTGAAAAGATATGTGTGGatacttttttatatattttaaggtttttttcACTTAATAAACACTCCTTGTTTCATCATTCTATAATATACAAACATTGAACAGTCAAccatttttgtataatttgatTTACATGGAAGCCTTCAATCTATTAACGTACCCTACAAATACTTTATAGCACTTT encodes the following:
- the LOC5667534 gene encoding uncharacterized protein LOC5667534 isoform X2 — encoded protein: MRSKCNVNRQQRPAASAATDQKRDGTVEAKYEHSTGRRPARTRAGHGPRMSLGAAVLLVALLGPALEVRQGPSTTGVSGSEFPERECCDPVYPPMPDPDPVPGPAYPTTTISTSSSFQTGQSGIGGGGLIGGGTGAGGSTAVGNELGGGLIGTGSGSQLSSSRPMHIGYSGSNIKTAIAILNCILARQLCFEDPSCSAILEIIPRVCGPVPVACSTVTVTKCQAALRTLQAFPFFRPTCLCKEPGIDPDCNYFRDFLFDHPCGFVSKKEKDPYPVDALPTCNHALSVCQQERKCIKLFEDFKLHCKVRENKCRMEDRDLCYEAWTNLRLSPMFGCICPNNHMKRRCDKIFSVVNHNPCVVRAMGVDDNYHRLLDQNMALIETPLVAPSHSYYPQHYKTALYPYNISGYHHLHQHGGAGGHFGSHQHQHQHSYGGFEYEYATGGGGVGGSIGGLGSGGYLAASAGSAPVDNILISLNGGNGDAAIELDGSSYEHTIDKQFGSDDIEEKEAEMSFIHFQSTCHLALDSCRDDQVCSSALKTVLMHCDQHRCNRNACMESLQSFYKSIHDDLSLDIAFCLCRKTPNRHDSCMIAQEKLHPVCAQRPPESLSQQQSSSTGNGIAYNAPPACHAVAELCREDEDCRARLEVFEQSCAVDSVTKKCAGKTSACRQAMLGILGTPLRTTCACQGSDMQQLYDCLGWQRLLWLNPCVVESQKDFHLKRLAELGLLTTTTTMATTTTTMTTTTTMRSTRITHPPTLPPTKPKPVYRPKPTEMHTIETNYVETPDTRPETLVHNQNGLIERTDLDRGHSPPQPDEYDRSTGTRHQPVDSDSEDDDMVGRYDKGIYQRPDEQVLHVASTEVQELETFPPTTVTTTTTEPTTTPVPIRYCVVQRSHQPDQLIAEGKSRRLYILDDAECSELCTCGGGDSLALTCHALCVPLAPCRTALAYYSHAAPAYQAFRGRCLCYSGRFICMRPPPGEYQLPGGIFLLLGYSSTDEALLRPHTNLGVQDAVRALQQYVLQHIDNSTHCTLTLFNITEENIILSIRLPLDPKLTPMQLLKMEKDQCTRILETISHQINTQYVELSAHRLLSIFKMAEVQIVWPEVSYARRNTTPPPVVSLIAALVTVLLTVCGTLLPPFVRWNQRNHQRRIAASPSVT
- the LOC5667534 gene encoding uncharacterized protein LOC5667534 isoform X3 produces the protein MLVTLLRIFLIVSILGSNIKTAIAILNCILARQLCFEDPSCSAILEIIPRVCGPVPVACSTVTVTKCQAALRTLQAFPFFRPTCLCKEPGIDPDCNYFRDFLFDHPCGFVSKKEKDPYPVDALPTCNHALSVCQQERKCIKLFEDFKLHCKVRENKCRMEDRDLCYEAWTNLRLSPMFGCICPNNHMKRRCDKIFSVVNHNPCVDVLPSALDISSGTATNSIYPNFFPSDIIEDPPPTSTYPYFLFPSKKYPPSAFGSAIYHATVDYINLPDGPGTGTTNGSSPDTDQSSSSSSSSSPGHPRQHSGTEHSYRTRYEHNFDTSMHHTKHQSPTHSSGNNAPIAPPWPDQHQHQQQPHQHPYWHGGENGTADTAGHVGTGRWDSMSVPSDLQQQPETVGSDDIEEKEAEMSFIHFQSTCHLALDSCRDDQVCSSALKTVLMHCDQHRCNRNACMESLQSFYKSIHDDLSLDIAFCLCRKTPNRHDSCMIAQEKLHPVCAQRPPESLSQQQSSSTGNGIAYNAPPACHAVAELCREDEDCRARLEVFEQSCAVDSVTKKCAGKTSACRQAMLGILGTPLRTTCACQGSDMQQLYDCLGWQRLLWLNPCVVESQKDFHLKRLAELGLLTTTTTMATTTTTMTTTTTMRSTRITHPPTLPPTKPKPVYRPKPTEMHTIETNYVETPDTRPETLVHNQNGLIERTDLDRGHSPPQPDEYDRSTGTRHQPVDSDSEDDDMVGRYDKGIYQRPDEQVLHVASTEVQELETFPPTTVTTTTTEPTTTPVPIRYCVVQRSHQPDQLIAEGKSRRLYILDDAECSELCTCGGGDSLALTCHALCVPLAPCRTALAYYSHAAPAYQAFRGRCLCYSGRFICMRPPPGEYQLPGGIFLLLGYSSTDEALLRPHTNLGVQDAVRALQQYVLQHIDNSTHCTLTLFNITEENIILSIRLPLDPKLTPMQLLKMEKDQCTRILETISHQINTQYVELSAHRLLSIFKMAEVQIVWPEVSYARRNTTPPPVVSLIAALVTVLLTVCGTLLPPFVRWNQRNHQRRIAASPSVT
- the LOC5667534 gene encoding uncharacterized protein LOC5667534 isoform X1, which codes for MRSKCNVNRQQRPAASAATDQKRDGTVEAKYEHSTGRRPARTRAGHGPRMSLGAAVLLVALLGPALEVRQGPSTTGVSGSEFPERECCDPVYPPMPDPDPVPGPAYPTTTISTSSSFQTGQSGIGGGGLIGGGTGAGGSTAVGNELGGGLIGTGSGSQLSSSRPMHIGYSGSNIKTAIAILNCILARQLCFEDPSCSAILEIIPRVCGPVPVACSTVTVTKCQAALRTLQAFPFFRPTCLCKEPGIDPDCNYFRDFLFDHPCGFVSKKEKDPYPVDALPTCNHALSVCQQERKCIKLFEDFKLHCKVRENKCRMEDRDLCYEAWTNLRLSPMFGCICPNNHMKRRCDKIFSVVNHNPCVDVLPSALDISSGTATNSIYPNFFPSDIIEDPPPTSTYPYFLFPSKKYPPSAFGSAIYHATVDYINLPDGPGTGTTNGSSPDTDQSSSSSSSSSPGHPRQHSGTEHSYRTRYEHNFDTSMHHTKHQSPTHSSGNNAPIAPPWPDQHQHQQQPHQHPYWHGGENGTADTAGHVGTGRWDSMSVPSDLQQQPETVGSDDIEEKEAEMSFIHFQSTCHLALDSCRDDQVCSSALKTVLMHCDQHRCNRNACMESLQSFYKSIHDDLSLDIAFCLCRKTPNRHDSCMIAQEKLHPVCAQRPPESLSQQQSSSTGNGIAYNAPPACHAVAELCREDEDCRARLEVFEQSCAVDSVTKKCAGKTSACRQAMLGILGTPLRTTCACQGSDMQQLYDCLGWQRLLWLNPCVVESQKDFHLKRLAELGLLTTTTTMATTTTTMTTTTTMRSTRITHPPTLPPTKPKPVYRPKPTEMHTIETNYVETPDTRPETLVHNQNGLIERTDLDRGHSPPQPDEYDRSTGTRHQPVDSDSEDDDMVGRYDKGIYQRPDEQVLHVASTEVQELETFPPTTVTTTTTEPTTTPVPIRYCVVQRSHQPDQLIAEGKSRRLYILDDAECSELCTCGGGDSLALTCHALCVPLAPCRTALAYYSHAAPAYQAFRGRCLCYSGRFICMRPPPGEYQLPGGIFLLLGYSSTDEALLRPHTNLGVQDAVRALQQYVLQHIDNSTHCTLTLFNITEENIILSIRLPLDPKLTPMQLLKMEKDQCTRILETISHQINTQYVELSAHRLLSIFKMAEVQIVWPEVSYARRNTTPPPVVSLIAALVTVLLTVCGTLLPPFVRWNQRNHQRRIAASPSVT